AGGGTGTTAACAGCCCTAAAGATGACTGTCCAGGGTGCTAAGGGCCCGAACAATAACTGTCCATGGTGCTAACAGTCCTAAAGATAATTGTCCATGGTGCTGACAGCCCCAGAAATAATTCTTCATGTTACTAACAGCCCTAAAGATGACTGTCCATGTTACTAACAGCCCTAAAGATGACTGTCCATGTTACTAACAGCCCTAAAGATGACTGTCCATGTTGCTAACAGTCATAAAAACAACAGTTCATGTTGTTAACAGCCCCAAAATGTACAATTCATGGtattgtatgtactgtatgtgaataTCTTTACAGTATTATGCATGTAAGACCCCCcgccaccaacaccaccactgCTGTCGCAATCATGCCAATTTCCTCACTGTGGGACTAATGGAGGTCTGTCTAAACTaatctatctaatctaatctattgGCAGTAAATGTCCAATGAGCTAAAGACACATAAATATTAGCCCCAAACACAACTGCACATGGTTAAAAAGCCAAAACTACAACTGTCTGTATTGTTAACAGCCCATCAGTTGTTGTTACAGTCACAAAAGTAACCGTTTGTGACTATTGTGCCAACAGTTATGTAATAACGGTTCAATGACACAAAAATCAGTTCATGGTGTTAACAGCCCTAAAAATAACTGTTCATAGTGCTAGCAGCGTAAAAACACTGTCCCTGACATTAATAACCACATAACCATGCTGTTAATAGCTACAAAAATAATTGTCTGATCTTAATAGCCCCAAAACCAACtgcaataaatacataaaatttaattaatttttaaaaagaatttaaaaaaggaggCAGCAGTGGCttagtggtagagcgggcggtagaacgggtcgtccaatgttcccaagattgGCGGTAccattcctgctcccacccagccacccagagtgtgagctgctgccaaggtgcccttgagcaagacgctGTCCCCTTTTACAGGTTGCTCACTTGGGGCggaccaagcaggagctgcctgccgctctacctcccactgcatgcttacaggtccTGTGTGacaggggtcacacacactgacgtcacagcggttttcgtcgcagggagacgcccccgcagatagaaaaagtttcggttacagtgtccacatgacaacgcagacccggcggtttcaaaaaacttcactttggacAGCGTTTTCGTCcaggatatctgcgttgtcgcgCAGACGTAACCGCAGCAATAAGCCTCGCCGCCCAATGCTTTACGCCAagttgttcacgtgattccttctggcagattgGTCGggcactgtgattggttggggcgcttgattgacaggtagtgggtagAGTTCAAAATGTGACACCTTGAGGTTTTCAAGggagtttattcaaatacattGGTGGACACAATTAATCCATGGCTTCTAATATTCCAGCACCTGAACAACTgtccacagacagacagacagacagacagacagacagacagacagacagacagacagacagacagacagacagacagacagacagacagacagacagacggacggacagacagacagacagacagacagacagacagacagacagacagacagatgatgtGTAATAACGCTGCTGAAGGGCTTTGAACCGTTGCGGACAGCCTGCGTGTCCTGAACGCAGCCCGCTCCGGGACTACAGCAGCAGCGGCTGTGGGGGGGTTTCTCGCCCCTCTTCTCGCGATAGAGCGGCGGAGCTTTGACGGGCAGCTGAGGTTGCAGCAGGCAGAGGGAGACGGTGGAAGGTAACGCAGGGAGGCAGCATCATGGCGGACAGAGACAGTGGCAGTGACCACGGAGGGCCCACCACAGGCCCCGGCTCGCTGCCCCCGGGCGCGATGGGCGCCATGTCCCGGCTGCAGCACGACACCGAGGAGCTCGCCTCCAAGCGCGTCGACATCCAGAACAAGCGCTTCTACCTTGACGTGAAGCAGAATGTTAAAGGCCGCTTCCTAAAGATAGCCGAGGTCGGGGCTGGAGGCAACAAGAGCCGCCTCACTCTCTCCATGTCGGTGGCCGTGGAGTTCCGCGACTACCTCGGGGACTTTATCGAACATTACGCCCAGCTGGGCCCCAGCAACCCGGACGTGGTGCAGGATGAGCCGCGGCGGGCTCTCAAGAGCGAATTCCTGGTGCGAGAGAATCGGAAATATTACATGGATCTGAAGGAGAACCAGAGGGGGCGGTTCCTGAGGATCCGGCAGACCGTTAACCGGGGGCCGGGATTGGGAAGCGCGCAAGGCCAGACCATCGCTCTGCCGGCGCAGGGGCTCATCGAGTTCCGCGACGCGCTGGCCAAACTCATCGACGACTACGGCGTGGACGAGGAGCCGGCGGAGCTCCCGGAGGGCACCTCGCTCACCGTCGACAACAAGCGCTTCTTCTTCGACGTGGGCTCCAACAAGTACGGGGTGTTCATGCGGGTCAGCGAGGTGAAGCCCACGTACCGAAACTCCATCACGGTTCCGTGCAAAGTGTGGTCCAAATTTGGCAACACCTTCTGTAAATACgcagaggagatgaggaagatcCAGGAGAGGAGTCGAGAGAAGCGGGCCTCCGATTTGCTACCCGAGGGCCCTCACGGAGGAGACGACGGAGAGGATGACTGACGCGGAGTTTAAAAGAGCAGGATGACAACAAGAAAACTGAACTCTGAGACTTTTAACTGTAAAATAGAAAGAGAATCTCCAAGGGAatcaccccacacacacaacctccacAGACATGGCAGCGCCTCCGCTGCCCCCACGCTCATTTTACTGGATGTCACCCACTTAGCACCCCTATAACAGTAAGCCGCTGCTACCAAGGATTGAACTGTAAGATATGAACTGTTTCCTACTTGATTTAAATGACAATGAACAGAGTGTTTATATCTCTAACCAACGACAGATTTTGCACACATCAAAGctatttggaagaaaaaaaacacaactaaaaacatgtcaaaatggTCATATGCTAAGATTTAATCAAACCTAAAAACAGAGGTCTAGTATATAAAATGACAGTCTAAGCGTAGAGAGAATATTTGACATCAGCACAAAGAGAATATATTATGGACTTTATGAAACCAAAATCTGATACCAGATGTACAGTTTATTATAAAGGTACGCAGAAAAAATACGAAAGTGTATAAATTGCAGATCGCAGCTCCACAGGCCTGTAAACACCTGTCAGCATGTGTGTAGGTTCATGTTTGGAAGAAGATTGGCCAACTAGGTTATATTCTTTAATTTGACCTAAAATATAGCAGGCTAATTAAAAGTGCGTCTATCATGCCATAATGGAAATGTTGAGAATCAAAAATGAATAGGCTATTTTTTGCACTTCAAACAAGTGGGATCAATATATCTCTGCTACTATATTGAATATCAACCCTCTTGCACCATGTCCATGTAAACCTAAATGAAAAAAGTGCTAACTTAGATGTACTAATTATGATTTTGTGAATCAGCTGTAAAAAGAATCCTTATTAAGATACCCACGTTTTCTGTGGGTGAATTCTTTCTGttaccttgtttttttcctctagggagggggggatgggggggcgtAAAAAGGTTGAGGTCCACTCGTGGGAGCGTGAGGCGCAGAAaacgaaaacaaaaaacaaaaccaaacaaaaaaaaaaaaacgacgcGTCAACGCGGTGAGGCAACGCATCCTCTCTGACGTAATTACGACCCGTGCCTTATATACTCCACTCGTTTACGTGTTCTCACGTGGATGGTCGGTGACCTCGACCGTTGTAGGTTTCATTTACGAGTGCTGTTATGCAGGCTGGAATATCTACTCGGTAGGGCTGCGGGATCCACGCCTCTATGGTTCATGGAGCATGGGTGGCAATGGCTAACATGTGCCGAACGGCTGCTGGGAGGTCGGGGGCCAATGATGGTGGAGATTGGGGCCAAAATGGGCCTTTCAGAAAAGATGAGGTACTGCTGTACCAACATGTTGAGGGCCCTCCATGCTGGGGGCCGAGAATCCCTAGCAGTATCCCTGGCCTGGTGGCAGGAATGGGTCTGGCGCCCCAGCAGAGTCCGTGTA
The Antennarius striatus isolate MH-2024 chromosome 10, ASM4005453v1, whole genome shotgun sequence genome window above contains:
- the purab gene encoding transcriptional activator protein Pur-alpha, with amino-acid sequence MADRDSGSDHGGPTTGPGSLPPGAMGAMSRLQHDTEELASKRVDIQNKRFYLDVKQNVKGRFLKIAEVGAGGNKSRLTLSMSVAVEFRDYLGDFIEHYAQLGPSNPDVVQDEPRRALKSEFLVRENRKYYMDLKENQRGRFLRIRQTVNRGPGLGSAQGQTIALPAQGLIEFRDALAKLIDDYGVDEEPAELPEGTSLTVDNKRFFFDVGSNKYGVFMRVSEVKPTYRNSITVPCKVWSKFGNTFCKYAEEMRKIQERSREKRASDLLPEGPHGGDDGEDD